From Anticarsia gemmatalis isolate Benzon Research Colony breed Stoneville strain chromosome 16, ilAntGemm2 primary, whole genome shotgun sequence:
ACAGGATCGAGACGCAcccgcggcgcggcggcggcgcggcggcgccgaGCTCGCGAGGCTGCCTCGCTACGTTGCCGATGCTGCTTCAGCGTACAGGTAAGTGAATAATTTGTAGTCGTGGCGAGATGATAGGCATGAATGTTTGTTACAGAGTAATActgtttgattatattatttggttgtttatgttattttttaaattaggcaaCGTTATGTCATTGTTTTGTTCGTCACATGATTTGCCCTCTACCTTGGGCTCTGCGTTGAAGTTGATATATTTGATTGCGTATAGTTGATACCCTTGTAGCTGATTGTtgtatacctctgcctacactttcgggtgtACCTATTACGTACGGTATACCCACATATACATTAATGTACATTACATATATGACCTTCCTATTCTTTAAACAAGCATtagaaaatgaataatataaaaaagggATTTATACATAACGTTGGCACATAATCTACAAAGAACTTCTTTATCaaaagtaaacataattaaaatacatttttctataCAATCAAATAAAGTACCGAGAAATCCAAGTACTGAGGAATTAATTAAACTGCCTTGTTTGATCTTTAATATAAGAatttgtaagtataattttataatatcttacTTAGGAACAGGCGAAAATCTATCTAGCGTAACTATAGGCATAATTTCAGGTTtgactaaaaaaatatgctaaactatatttatttaagaaaaactttAATTCATCCTAGAAACAGAAataatggtattttattttaatattcgaatagaattttgaaacgaaaagaaaatattcgaaTTGATATTCTACAAAAGtatcatatattttctttttatgccCGCACTTGGAATAAATATTGTCGGACTGAGATTCTTGCAAAACTTGAAATAACTATCTATGGGTCAAACAAATATTGGATTGGAATATATCTGATtcgaaaaaatattgcaataagaaatacttatttcggatgtattaaataatagtatGTTCCTCATCATTATCGGCTTGTGTCCTAGATTGTTCAGGTGTATACAGTAGTagcatatataaaaaaaaaacattttttcatatttcataaaaatatcggTAGCCCTTTCGAATTTTTCCTATCAAGATTTACTGATAAAAACATCTCATCACACTATATTACATAACAATGTAATCTTATCTACATAAGAGACATATCACTGATAAACAGTACTAGATAACAGATACAAGACACTATATCACCCACTCACAGTCTCAATAACAAAGATATACAACACGTCTAGTGCAATAACTCTCAAAATGAAACTAGTGCAGTTCGTTTACAAAAACAACCCTCAAGAAATCCGCGTCGGATACTTAGTGGAAGAAAATGTAGTAGACATAAATAAAGCTGATCCAACAATACCTAGCACTCTTATAGAAATCCTGAAGAATGGAGACATCGAAAGGGTCAAGAAACTTCGGACCACCAATCCTGTGTCTATACCAGTATCTACTGTGACTATCAAAGCTCCGATCCACGGGAACGATAAAGTACTATGCGTGGGACTCAACTATAAAGACCATTGTGAAGAACAGAAGTTCCCGGCTCCAGAAACGCCTTTCATATTCAGTAAATTCCCAAGCACTGTGGTCGGGCAAGATGAATCAGTCAAACTGAAACCTGAAGTATCTGATAAAGTCGTTTGCGAAGTCGAACTAACTATCGTTATTGGTAAAAAAGCAAGTAGAGTGAAAGCAGCTGACGCTTATGACTACGTTCTAGGATATACGATCGCTCAAGACATCGGTGCTACAGATTGGGAGAAGAATAAAGCTATGGGACAACTTCTACTTGGGAAAGCTATGGATACTTTCTGTCCCGTAGGCCCTTGTATAACTACCAGTGATGAGATTGGAGATCCACAAGCATTGAACATCAGTTGCATCGTCAACGGAGTACAGAAACAGAAAAGTAATACAAatcaatttattcataaaattccTGATGTTATTGAAAGATTGTCCAATCTGTTTACTTTGTTACCTGGTGATATTATTCTGACCGGCACTCCGGGAGGTGTAGGTCTGTATAGGAATCCTCCAGAATTCTTGCAAGCAGGTGACGTGATCGCCAGTGAGATTGAAAAGATTGGAGTTTTGATCACTAGGGTTGAGAATTTTTAGTTGATTTGCAATAAAGAAACGTATTAATGCTTGTTTTCATTGTATTatactgtataaataaatattttattcagtaataaCATGTGTTTGTTTCTAAgtgacaatatttatttattcatcatccATTTTTACTTGCCAAGAATTTGCTGTGTATTCCATTAATAAAGTAGAGCACATAAATGGTTAACTAtgatgttttaaacaatttggTCTATCAGAAAACCAAATCCAATTTGTACAAATCAAATAGTAATGATATTTCGATTAACGGAAATGAATATTGTTAACGAGTCCCATTTCAGAGAGATTATTAgcaataactaaatattaaaataaattataaaatgtaaatacacACGTAGCCTGAAACACAGACTGATTggcgtatctcagttgacaactattgtagcgcgattctctactatcaGTACTAGCGGGTATCgagaatttaacatttaaaatttactgttcCGAAGGCAACAGCTAAAGGCCCCGatcaaatttttatacatttctcgatagctatcCGGTTGTCGCTAGTT
This genomic window contains:
- the LOC142979330 gene encoding oxaloacetate tautomerase FAHD2A, mitochondrial-like, with the translated sequence MKLVQFVYKNNPQEIRVGYLVEENVVDINKADPTIPSTLIEILKNGDIERVKKLRTTNPVSIPVSTVTIKAPIHGNDKVLCVGLNYKDHCEEQKFPAPETPFIFSKFPSTVVGQDESVKLKPEVSDKVVCEVELTIVIGKKASRVKAADAYDYVLGYTIAQDIGATDWEKNKAMGQLLLGKAMDTFCPVGPCITTSDEIGDPQALNISCIVNGVQKQKSNTNQFIHKIPDVIERLSNLFTLLPGDIILTGTPGGVGLYRNPPEFLQAGDVIASEIEKIGVLITRVENF